One genomic segment of Catalinimonas alkaloidigena includes these proteins:
- a CDS encoding SusC/RagA family TonB-linked outer membrane protein has translation MKKCRLLLNLIFVALLLYNPAVAIAQNLALNEGELTRHADQQEQSLASLISVLETRYQVNISYDHEAISDKLVKTPAIFKEELEENLEMILEPFQLRFKKLEKGYYVIQEESLQNGIKKIESNPSSPESKGADDSADGVASPSLFSSLGSVVQKQLEKSISGTVTDIENDEPLPGTNVVVKGTTIGTVTDIDGNYRLSVPDDASILVFSSVGYTSEEIEIGNQTVINVSMSSDIQSLSEVVVIGYGAVEKKDVTGAIASVESKDIVRANPVQAAKAIQGQVAGVNVTRANGRPGAGYNINIRGLNSINFSNEPLVVIDGVMGGDLNALNPTDIESMDVLKDASATAIYGSRGANGVIIISTKRGATGKPQVTYDGYVGVKTPAHLPDMQNAQEFYKASVTDNEMDGGSPPTLTTTEQDMVDNGKSTDWVDEVTDPTSQTSHTVSVGGGSDNTNYYFSGGYLKEGGNLLNTKFERYNINGSMDSKLNNIVKVGFTSNYSFSNQVLGSNEALRSAYRARPTGVIYYDDILNPDENKDLDWNGYAVWMGIDDKQVLNPLVEAHPDNFQDETRKNNFFGNAYVEITPVEGLSIKSSLSASFLNERWGQFRGTFTKSQKTTRNPMAYRNTTMLSNFTLDNIISYNKSIGEHDVTITGVQSAFQERTEVMNSRVNNLPYNSLWYAMGTSSTIDGFNTNLVERALLSYMGRVMYDFQDKYLLTLTGRWDGASQLSEGNQWAFFPSAAIAWRLGDEGFIQNINTISDAKIRVSYGFVGNSSVAPYSTLANLINTGYDFGGTPAFGFAPGNLGNKDLVWEKSQELNIGMDLGLIQNRIYTSLEIYNRKTVDLILSQKIPTSTGYGEVISNIGEVNNKGVELALTTINVANTNFKWSTNINFSTNKNEILELYGGGIDEDIGNKLFVGEPLGANYDYEFDGIWQLDEADEAEVYEQVPGSVKVVDQNDDGLITSDEDRVVLGSTQPKWLMGITNRFTFNQFDLSFLIYTSQGAQYRNSMLSGTMGEVQRGRYNALDLNYWTSENPTNDYYSGAVSNPYRGAIQYQDASFLRISDITLGYTLSDTMLNRLGLSNFRAYTQVINPFVFHNFDGMDPEYNTGTYNDDVPSATYLIGINLSF, from the coding sequence ATGAAGAAATGTAGACTATTACTCAATCTAATCTTCGTCGCTTTGCTGCTTTATAATCCGGCAGTGGCCATAGCTCAAAACCTGGCTTTAAATGAAGGCGAACTAACCAGGCATGCGGATCAGCAGGAACAGTCTTTGGCTTCCTTGATCTCAGTATTAGAGACTCGCTACCAGGTAAACATCTCCTACGACCATGAAGCCATCAGTGATAAGCTTGTCAAAACTCCTGCTATTTTTAAAGAGGAGCTTGAAGAAAACCTGGAAATGATACTTGAACCATTTCAGCTCAGGTTTAAAAAACTGGAAAAAGGCTACTATGTAATACAGGAAGAGAGCTTACAGAATGGGATTAAGAAAATAGAATCAAATCCTTCCTCTCCCGAATCCAAGGGGGCTGATGATAGCGCCGATGGAGTAGCCTCACCCAGCTTATTCTCATCCCTAGGATCTGTAGTGCAAAAACAGCTGGAGAAATCTATTTCCGGCACAGTCACTGACATAGAAAATGACGAGCCACTACCAGGCACGAATGTGGTGGTTAAAGGCACTACCATTGGTACTGTCACTGATATTGATGGAAACTACCGCTTAAGTGTGCCTGATGACGCAAGCATACTGGTATTTTCTTCGGTGGGTTATACCTCTGAGGAAATAGAAATTGGTAACCAAACGGTAATTAATGTATCCATGAGTTCAGACATACAATCACTCTCTGAGGTGGTAGTCATAGGGTATGGAGCTGTTGAGAAAAAAGATGTTACAGGGGCTATTGCTTCTGTAGAGTCAAAAGACATCGTCAGAGCAAACCCCGTACAAGCAGCCAAAGCCATTCAGGGCCAGGTAGCCGGGGTAAATGTAACCAGAGCGAATGGAAGGCCGGGTGCCGGGTATAACATCAACATTCGGGGACTTAATTCCATCAACTTCTCTAACGAGCCCTTAGTCGTAATTGATGGCGTGATGGGGGGAGACCTGAATGCGCTCAATCCTACCGACATAGAATCGATGGATGTATTGAAAGATGCTTCGGCTACAGCAATCTATGGATCCAGGGGCGCTAATGGGGTTATTATTATCTCAACAAAAAGAGGCGCTACAGGGAAACCGCAGGTTACTTACGATGGATATGTAGGCGTTAAAACACCCGCTCACTTACCCGATATGCAAAATGCCCAGGAGTTTTACAAAGCCAGCGTTACTGATAATGAAATGGATGGCGGATCCCCCCCTACATTAACTACTACCGAACAAGATATGGTAGACAATGGAAAGTCTACCGATTGGGTAGACGAAGTTACTGATCCTACTTCACAAACCAGCCATACCGTTTCGGTAGGCGGAGGTAGTGATAATACCAACTATTATTTCTCAGGTGGGTATTTGAAAGAGGGAGGTAACCTCTTAAACACCAAGTTTGAGAGGTACAATATTAACGGTAGTATGGACAGTAAACTCAACAATATTGTAAAGGTAGGATTTACGTCCAACTATAGTTTTAGCAATCAGGTTTTAGGCTCTAACGAAGCACTCAGGAGTGCATACCGCGCAAGACCTACAGGCGTAATTTATTATGATGATATCTTGAATCCAGATGAAAACAAAGACTTAGACTGGAACGGATATGCGGTCTGGATGGGTATTGACGATAAGCAGGTACTCAACCCCTTGGTAGAAGCGCATCCCGACAATTTTCAGGATGAAACCAGAAAAAACAACTTTTTCGGGAACGCATATGTAGAAATAACACCCGTAGAAGGCTTGTCTATCAAATCATCCCTTTCAGCCAGTTTCTTAAATGAGCGTTGGGGTCAGTTTAGAGGGACATTCACAAAATCTCAAAAAACAACCCGGAACCCAATGGCATATCGTAATACGACTATGCTCTCAAATTTCACATTGGATAACATCATCAGTTATAACAAATCAATTGGAGAGCACGATGTTACGATAACCGGCGTTCAAAGTGCTTTTCAGGAAAGAACAGAGGTAATGAACAGCCGCGTAAATAACCTGCCCTATAATTCGTTGTGGTACGCCATGGGGACCTCGTCAACGATAGATGGGTTTAACACCAATCTTGTTGAACGGGCATTGTTATCTTATATGGGCAGGGTGATGTATGACTTTCAGGATAAATACCTGCTGACACTTACCGGACGATGGGATGGAGCCTCACAACTCAGTGAAGGTAACCAGTGGGCATTCTTCCCTTCTGCGGCTATTGCCTGGCGCCTGGGCGACGAAGGGTTTATCCAAAATATCAATACCATTTCTGACGCAAAAATCAGAGTGAGCTATGGTTTTGTAGGCAACAGTTCTGTAGCACCTTATAGTACCCTGGCTAATCTGATCAATACCGGCTATGATTTTGGCGGAACACCCGCCTTTGGATTTGCGCCCGGAAACCTGGGAAACAAAGACCTGGTATGGGAAAAGAGTCAGGAATTAAATATTGGCATGGACCTGGGCTTAATACAAAACAGGATTTATACTTCCCTGGAAATTTACAACCGAAAAACGGTGGACTTGATACTGAGTCAGAAGATACCTACTTCCACCGGATATGGAGAAGTGATTAGCAATATAGGAGAGGTAAATAATAAGGGGGTGGAATTAGCATTAACTACGATAAACGTGGCTAACACTAATTTCAAATGGAGTACCAACATAAACTTCTCTACCAACAAAAACGAGATTCTTGAGCTGTACGGAGGTGGCATTGATGAAGATATAGGCAACAAACTTTTTGTAGGCGAGCCCCTGGGCGCCAATTATGACTATGAATTTGATGGAATATGGCAACTGGATGAAGCCGATGAAGCTGAGGTTTATGAACAGGTGCCTGGCTCAGTGAAAGTCGTAGATCAGAATGACGACGGCTTGATTACCAGTGACGAAGACAGAGTGGTATTGGGCTCTACACAACCCAAATGGTTGATGGGTATTACGAATAGGTTCACGTTCAACCAGTTTGATCTGTCTTTTTTGATATATACCAGCCAGGGAGCACAGTACAGGAATAGTATGTTAAGCGGAACCATGGGAGAAGTGCAGAGAGGCCGCTACAATGCCCTTGACCTGAATTACTGGACTTCAGAAAACCCTACCAATGATTACTACAGTGGGGCAGTGTCCAACCCCTATCGGGGGGCTATCCAGTATCAGGATGCCAGCTTCCTTAGGATTTCTGACATTACTTTGGGCTATACCTTATCTGATACTATGCTGAATAGGTTGGGGTTATCTAACTTCAGGGCATACACCCAGGTAATCAACCCCTTTGTTTTTCACAATTTTGATGGCATGGACCCTGAGTATAATACAGGTACCTACAATGATGATGTGCCTTCAGCTACTTATTTGATAGGTATCAATCTGTCATTCTAA
- a CDS encoding RagB/SusD family nutrient uptake outer membrane protein: MKITIIRQYVIIFLLMFFGTGCEDFLEEDSISNQTSDGYYVDAKGYEDLVRSSYTLLRDIHRARDLVLQGTDLFTTLGWSEAVSGGSQGSALNAYDIRLNSSVGGLATLWDLLYREIGRTNTIIGREDDITDMDEDLKAIRVGEAKFLRAFSYFYLVQQWGDVPMPLEEATSANREVNKVAASEIYSQILSDLTEAEAVLPEKDATEYGRATKGAAQFLLARVYLTRGWNYNNSLGGTAEDFDKAVEYADKVISAYPLEPEYKNLFPLHSENPLEETFPTQNAENDEIVFAVQYSDDVLTNNGDPSVESYPGNDAHSIFGGNAEDIPGELGRTSDYNRHLPHFITTPATYRLFDPELDTRYHHNFVEAMYALSDVNGFSPSGNGNTIDIAQGDTVLYFRPWDDPAEPSEKGLDVGGDKPYAVINTDEIGILEESPYHDRFKTPLMWKFWEPGIPYSDSEGTFDLALFRSAEAYLIAAEAIVKGAAAGNLGGADVYYNAVVDRALGANAGSEPMMAANPAELGTLEAVSYRATPGNIDIDMILDERARELMGEYVRWYDLKRTGKLIERTSLMNPWTAQVGQMEEKHYLRPIPQHEIDRSLPSIAQNSGYN, encoded by the coding sequence ATGAAAATAACGATAATAAGACAATATGTGATCATATTTCTACTGATGTTTTTCGGCACGGGCTGTGAAGATTTTTTAGAAGAAGATTCTATATCCAATCAGACATCCGATGGTTATTATGTAGATGCCAAAGGGTATGAAGATTTGGTGCGTTCCTCCTATACCTTGTTACGGGACATCCACCGTGCCCGCGACCTGGTACTGCAGGGAACTGATCTGTTTACTACCCTGGGGTGGTCTGAAGCCGTAAGTGGAGGATCTCAGGGAAGCGCCCTTAATGCTTACGATATCAGGCTTAACTCCTCCGTAGGCGGGTTAGCCACCTTGTGGGATTTACTGTATCGGGAAATAGGCAGAACCAATACGATCATCGGCAGGGAAGATGATATTACAGATATGGACGAAGACCTAAAGGCAATACGGGTAGGAGAGGCTAAATTCCTGCGTGCATTTTCCTACTTTTACCTGGTACAGCAGTGGGGCGACGTGCCCATGCCCTTGGAAGAGGCTACCAGTGCAAACAGGGAAGTAAATAAGGTGGCTGCTTCTGAAATTTATTCCCAAATTCTTAGTGACTTAACCGAGGCAGAGGCTGTACTTCCTGAAAAAGACGCAACAGAATATGGGAGGGCTACCAAAGGGGCAGCACAGTTTTTACTGGCCCGGGTTTACCTTACCCGTGGATGGAACTACAATAATTCGCTGGGAGGAACGGCTGAAGATTTTGACAAAGCAGTAGAATATGCTGATAAGGTAATCAGTGCATACCCGCTGGAACCGGAGTATAAGAATTTATTCCCTCTACACTCAGAAAATCCCCTGGAAGAAACCTTCCCCACCCAAAATGCAGAAAATGATGAAATCGTTTTTGCAGTCCAGTATAGCGATGACGTGCTCACCAACAATGGAGACCCCAGTGTTGAATCTTATCCAGGCAATGATGCACATTCTATTTTTGGAGGAAATGCGGAAGATATTCCCGGCGAATTGGGTAGAACCAGCGATTACAACAGACATTTGCCTCATTTTATTACCACACCAGCTACCTACCGGCTTTTTGATCCGGAACTGGATACCCGCTATCATCATAATTTTGTAGAAGCCATGTATGCTCTTTCTGATGTAAATGGTTTTTCTCCAAGCGGAAATGGAAATACGATTGACATCGCCCAGGGAGATACAGTACTCTATTTCAGGCCCTGGGATGATCCTGCGGAACCCTCAGAAAAAGGGTTGGACGTAGGGGGGGACAAACCCTATGCGGTGATCAATACCGATGAAATAGGTATTCTTGAAGAAAGCCCTTATCACGATAGGTTCAAAACTCCTCTGATGTGGAAATTCTGGGAGCCAGGCATTCCCTATTCAGATTCAGAAGGAACTTTTGACCTGGCATTGTTCCGCTCTGCCGAAGCTTATCTGATTGCCGCCGAAGCAATCGTAAAAGGGGCTGCCGCTGGCAATCTGGGTGGTGCCGATGTGTATTACAATGCCGTGGTTGACCGGGCACTGGGAGCCAATGCGGGAAGCGAGCCAATGATGGCTGCAAATCCTGCCGAACTGGGAACGCTGGAAGCTGTTTCCTACAGAGCTACTCCTGGCAATATTGATATCGATATGATCCTGGATGAGCGTGCCAGAGAGTTGATGGGTGAATACGTGCGCTGGTATGATCTGAAACGAACCGGAAAACTCATTGAGCGTACTAGCCTGATGAATCCCTGGACGGCTCAGGTAGGGCAAATGGAAGAGAAACACTATCTGCGCCCCATACCTCAACATGAGATAGACCGTTCGTTACCTTCTATTGCACAAAATTCTGGGTATAATTAA
- a CDS encoding GH92 family glycosyl hydrolase translates to MHFQKLLTILLLTGICTLLPEFTSAQSKNEFINTEKLAPVDLVYPHLDAANSRWFFFSSACRPFGMVNLSPDMAIDGAWNSGYRYVEDSIYFFSHIHAWQMSGIPMLPTTGEFKGHLGPDSYKSAYQHNKEEATPGYHRVFLEDYDILAELTSTTRVGFHRYTFPESDESQILLDLGTVLGPSGTQSGSAKKVSATEIAGHATMEPTGRRPQPLDVYYVIQLDKPFRAMKGWQDKELLGEVAEFEGEGGGIYMEFDTEAEEEILMKVGISYVSIEQARLNLETELPHWVFDEIVEASKEEWNQTLSKIEIEGGSFLEKRRFYTDLWHALQGRRIISDVNGKYCDRTGGKKRIGQIPLDDNDKPAFNHYNSDSFWGAQWTISTLWQLAYPEIAEDFVNSMLLMYDDGGLIPRGPSGGNYTYVMTGASSTPFIVGAYMKGIRGYEVDKAYEGLKKNHMPGGIMARAGYEHNTEKGGGLEYYLDRGYIPYPMDDKRWGGHQDGAGQTLEYAYQDWCLAQMAKSLGREEDYAYFMERSDNWKNLLDPETGWIRPRERDGSWRSPFDPYAHQKGFVESNSAQSTWYVPHDLAGLAEEMGGREIMAQKLEKSFEEAAKQDFTAGKSHDQELQAELRRVPINYGNQPSIQTAFVFNHIGYPWLTQYWSREVIEKAFSDLSPQRGYNGDEDQGLMGALSVLMKMGIFEMKSGNETEPQYELGSPLFDKVTVHLNPDFYPGEKLVIEAKNTSSNNRYIQSATLNGESLNTPFVPHKSLVKGSVLRLEMGDMPQKEWGKGEKTLRGK, encoded by the coding sequence ATGCATTTTCAAAAACTGCTTACCATTCTACTGCTGACGGGTATATGTACCCTACTGCCCGAATTCACCAGTGCACAAAGCAAAAACGAATTTATCAATACAGAAAAGTTAGCTCCGGTTGATCTGGTATATCCCCATCTGGATGCTGCCAATTCGCGTTGGTTTTTCTTCTCTTCGGCCTGCCGTCCCTTTGGCATGGTGAACCTGAGTCCGGACATGGCCATAGATGGTGCCTGGAACTCAGGATACCGATATGTGGAAGACAGTATCTATTTTTTCAGCCATATCCATGCCTGGCAAATGTCGGGGATTCCTATGCTGCCTACTACGGGAGAGTTCAAAGGGCACCTGGGACCGGACAGCTATAAATCAGCCTACCAGCATAACAAAGAAGAAGCGACCCCCGGATATCATCGGGTTTTTCTGGAAGATTATGATATCCTGGCAGAGCTGACTTCCACCACCCGGGTGGGCTTTCACCGCTATACCTTTCCCGAATCTGACGAAAGCCAAATTCTGCTGGATCTGGGAACGGTTTTAGGCCCTTCCGGCACGCAATCCGGATCTGCGAAAAAAGTGTCAGCTACCGAGATAGCGGGGCATGCTACGATGGAGCCCACCGGTAGGCGCCCCCAGCCGCTTGATGTGTATTATGTGATTCAGTTGGATAAACCTTTCCGCGCCATGAAAGGCTGGCAGGACAAAGAACTGTTAGGCGAAGTAGCAGAATTTGAAGGAGAAGGAGGCGGTATTTATATGGAATTTGACACTGAAGCAGAGGAAGAAATTCTGATGAAAGTGGGCATATCCTATGTGAGTATAGAGCAGGCCAGACTTAACCTGGAAACTGAATTACCACACTGGGTTTTTGATGAAATAGTTGAAGCATCCAAAGAAGAGTGGAACCAGACATTAAGTAAAATTGAAATAGAAGGCGGCAGTTTTCTGGAAAAAAGAAGATTTTATACTGACCTCTGGCATGCCTTGCAAGGGCGGAGGATCATCAGTGATGTAAATGGAAAATATTGTGACAGGACCGGAGGGAAAAAGCGTATAGGGCAGATTCCGCTGGATGACAACGATAAACCTGCTTTTAACCACTACAATTCTGATTCTTTCTGGGGAGCACAATGGACCATCTCCACGCTCTGGCAACTGGCCTACCCTGAAATAGCGGAAGATTTTGTGAATTCTATGTTGCTGATGTACGATGATGGCGGACTGATACCCCGCGGCCCATCCGGCGGAAACTATACCTATGTGATGACAGGCGCGTCTTCCACTCCTTTTATCGTAGGAGCTTATATGAAAGGTATCCGGGGCTATGAGGTTGACAAAGCCTACGAAGGGTTGAAGAAAAATCATATGCCGGGTGGCATCATGGCAAGAGCAGGCTATGAACATAATACTGAAAAAGGTGGCGGATTGGAGTATTATTTGGATAGAGGTTATATTCCCTATCCGATGGATGATAAAAGGTGGGGTGGGCATCAGGATGGCGCCGGACAAACGCTGGAATATGCTTACCAGGACTGGTGTCTGGCGCAAATGGCAAAATCATTAGGCAGGGAGGAAGACTATGCGTATTTCATGGAAAGATCAGATAACTGGAAAAACCTGCTTGATCCGGAAACTGGGTGGATCAGACCGCGGGAAAGAGATGGTAGCTGGCGTTCTCCTTTTGACCCTTATGCGCATCAGAAAGGCTTTGTAGAGTCTAACAGTGCCCAGTCTACCTGGTATGTACCGCATGACCTGGCCGGGCTGGCTGAGGAAATGGGAGGCAGGGAGATTATGGCCCAAAAACTAGAAAAAAGTTTTGAAGAAGCTGCCAAACAGGACTTCACTGCCGGTAAATCGCATGACCAGGAGTTACAGGCAGAACTTCGAAGAGTGCCAATCAACTACGGAAATCAACCTTCTATCCAGACGGCTTTTGTATTCAACCATATCGGCTATCCATGGCTTACCCAATACTGGTCAAGAGAGGTTATTGAGAAAGCTTTTTCTGATCTTTCTCCTCAGAGAGGTTATAATGGAGATGAAGACCAGGGGTTGATGGGTGCGCTTTCGGTACTCATGAAAATGGGAATCTTTGAGATGAAAAGCGGGAATGAAACAGAGCCGCAATACGAACTGGGTAGCCCTCTTTTTGATAAAGTTACAGTGCATTTGAATCCGGACTTTTATCCAGGAGAGAAAT